A region of the Ranitomeya variabilis isolate aRanVar5 chromosome 5, aRanVar5.hap1, whole genome shotgun sequence genome:
tgtttggtatttttgtccagcttgttcctatctgtatcctgacctttgctggaagctctagggggctggtgttctccccccggaccgttagacggttcgggagttcttgaatctccagcgtggatttttatagggtttttgttgaccagataagttatcttgctatattctgctattagtaagctggcctctctttgctgaacctggttcatttctgtgtttgtcatttcctcttacctcaccgttattatttgtggggggcttgtatcttgctttggggtccctttctctggaggcaagagaggtctttgttttcttctcctaggggtagttagattctccggctggcgcgagtcatctagcgatcaccgtaggcatgatccccggctacttctagtgttggcgttaggagtagctatttggtcaacccagttaccacagccctatgagctggatttttgtattttgcagacttacacgttcctctgagaccctgtccactggggtcataacagaggggtATTCTTTAGAGAAGTAAAATGATCATCATCTTGTTACACTCACAGAAAGGTGTTTTACAATGTTAGGACAAGCGCTTGTGATCATGTTCAGTAGGAAGCTCCATTGCTGATGACAGATAGGGTGATATTCAAAACACTCGGTGCAAAGAAGTGTGGATGGCCTACTTTTATCTCAGCACCTCTGTTTGTCCAGTATTATTAGTGAACCACATCTTAATACATATGAAGGAGGGCAGAACTTCATATGACAGGATTCTCTCAGGAAGAAAGGCAGCAGCCATATTAGATCAATAATGATTGCTTCCCGAGACAAATTGACTCTGATCTGCTAATTAAATGTATTTAGGAATTTGCTCATAATAACATTTCCTATAGttattgtcacaactctgttgttgggtaTCATGGAGTGagggctccttccttgtccctagCACTAGGGGCGACATAGCGATACATGTTCCCCGTAAACTTCTAATGGTGATGACGCCGAGGCCACGTACCTTCCTGAATCCGACCTCCGTCTGTCCTTTCTCACCTAGGGTAGTGTATGgctatacaccaaccagactaacaaggtaatacaaacagggtaaaggaaaataccaatcatacaaaaatGCACTCACAAACAAAAGAGTGAGACAAAGGGGAGAGAAGGATGGGAAAAAACAAAGTAGGAAAATGAGACGATTTTCATAcagccaaaacctagcaacagtcttagataaatccaccaaatgccttctcaaacaacacaCCACCAACTCCAGAACCATGCAGCAATGAAGCTAACTCTGGCTATGCCTACTTGCCAGAATTCAGTTTATATAGGAGAGTGGCCAGCAGTGAACAGATGAGAGCCTAAAGGCaggtaagcttccaggagctctcaaatgagtagattaacctctgcactgctaaaagaaacctacgCCATTTAATATGAAGGCGAAGGGCTTCTAGTCAGTgcaagagtaggagaaatcaggtGGTGCtgtcttctgactcctctctgtcATGGCAAACTCATGACAGTAATTAATTTTTTTCTATTCCCAAGTAACCCCATGAAGTATTGCACAAGTGTAAAATACGTAGAGCACAAGTGTAGAACAGTAGGATATCTACACAGCTTCCCTATGCATACTATAATGTCCCTACTGCTCGTCCAAAACCCAGTATACTGAACCCCACAGTAGCCCTCACACTGTCTAATGTCCCTCACAGCAGAACCAATACTGTATGGTTCCCCCCACTCTACATAATAGCCTTCAGAGTAGTCCCCATACTATATGATTGTCCCACAGTAGCCCTCAAATTGTATAATTAGCTCACACACTGTAGTCCCATGCTGCATGAGTTCCCCAAGATAGGCCCCAAATTGTAAAATGGCCAACAAAATAATTCCAACACATTAGCTtgtacactgtataatggctcccacattatCTCCAACacaatataatggcctccacactatGTAATGACTCCAACATTATCCCCCAAATTGTATAATGGCCCTCCCATTAGTcctcaaaactgtataatggccttcaTATTATcccccatactatataatggcctgaCATTAGCTCCTAAACTGTATACTGTgccccgcacagccctccatgctaCTTAATGGCCCCACACGgcatcctatactgtataatgacccccacaattAGCTTTATGCTGTATAATGACCTCTACATtaactcccacactgtataattgccctgTAAAAACCCTCCACTCTGTATAATGGACCATACATTCccttctccaagactttacacgtgctgcgccgactctttggaatgcacaattttaagcgtgccctaaaaactcatttgttcagactggcctaccgcctcaatgcattaacctaaccatccctgtgtggcccattaaaaaacaaacaaacaaaaacaaacacataatcaggttcctcgcatcatgttctcatacactttatgcagttaatagcctctgtgtctgtactgttacatacttaggcagttaactggttaatgcagctttacatgaacacccgagcattacactatggctggtccaaataactaaagcaattgttaacatccacctctcgtgtctccccttttcctcatagtttgtaagcttgcgagcagcagggccctcattcctcctggtatctgttttgaactgtgatttctgttatgctgtaatgtctattgtctgtacaagtcccctctataagttgtaaagcgctgcggaatatgtggcactatataaaaaaaaatattattattatatacattagcttccaaactgtataatggccccacagggcccttcacactgtataattaccCCCACAATAGCTCACACAccatataatggcccctgcattagctaCCACAGTGTATAAAGGTCCTCGCAGAGCCCTCTACACTGGATAATGCACCCGATAtttgctcccatgctgtataattgcCCCCGCATTATTATCTATGCTGAATAACGGCAcctgcattagctcccacactgtgtaATGTCCCCCCATtagcctgcaaactgtataatggtcttgCATTTgttttcacactgtataatggcccctgcatttgtTTCCATGCTGCATAATTGCTCCCATGCTTTACAAGGGCCACTTACAGTAGTCCTTAGAATGTATGAATGCTCCCACACTGCTTCaggttcccctatattttatgatgcccccacagtcactCCACcagttttaattaaaataaaaaacatcacaTACTGACCTAATCCATGATCCTGGTGAGTCCCACTTGCAAGACCCGGGCGTACCAACTTGCTTTCATAGTGCCGACACAACTACAGGATATCAGATTCCTGGTGCGGCGCCTTGACATTATCGTGTCTGGACTCTGATGTTCTGTGTGTGCATCGGCGCCTTTGCCACTGCATCATTCTGCCATTCTGTAGGCCGCAGACTTAAAGAGACCTGTGATCCACAGAAtggacagctctattgcagagtgaTCGTTGTATGCTGATACAGATAAGGACAGCAGTAACTACAGGTGGACCCCTTTGAATGTGGGACCCAAGGCAAACGCCACCTGTGCCTCCTCTGCCCTACCTGCAGCTACGCTACTTACTTATTAGGTATGTACACTGTATATATTGATCCAATCTAGCATTCTTCAAAAAGAAAAGAACCAGAACCAGCCAGACAACAGAATTTCACCCACAGCTGCCCCTTCCATACAACTTCTGCTATGGCATTGTCCCCACTTAGAAAGTGTTGTGGATCATTCCATGGCAAAGTCTAGCAAAAGGGGATCAAGTCGAATGAGAAAAGTTGGAGttaaagctaaataggaaaggttTATCATGGTTGGAGGAATATTCACAAGCCAAACGCTCAATAAGGATGAGCTAGGAGAGTTGGGACATAAATCCGGCCAGGTCATGTGATTTGTATGTTTTTCTTGCATGTTAGACGATTGCTTTTTATTTAGCATGTCATGTTAATATCTATTCAAgaattattttacattttattgCCAGTTACTATAATTCCACAAAGACCAATTATATACACCTCTAGATTTCCCAGTTGGTTTCATTGTTGGATTCCCCATGATGCCACTAAGTAGACAATTCACCGAATGTTTATCTATAAGAGGGAGATCAGTCACATAATAAGATCACACAAGGTCTGCAATACATCTCTTGACAGAAAATAATAACACTTGTCGTTGGCTATATTTTTTTCCCGGAATATGTTTGGAAGATTTTATGAGGTAAACCTTTAGAAATTTAACATTGTCATATTTTTAGCTGGGCTTGAGCACAAATGATagcaaaaaaaatattccaatattCCCAACATTTCGCAAAGAGGAAAAATTAATTGTTCTATCCATCTAGAAGATGACGAGTTTAAACCACCACCAATTATTTACGTGTATGTCAATACAATACTCATTTCTAACTTATAAATTAAAAATATGTGCACTTAGACACCTTGAAATGTTATCAATTAGGTTATTAAAGTCCTGCCATATTTAGTGTACTTAGGCAAATCATCAAAATCtgtttgatgggagacaagtctgtagACACTCGATGAAATGTGGGCACATTTCAGATATGCAGGCTGCTCTCAATATCTGGAGTAACATGGAGTCCGGCATTAGGTGTTAAAAACTGGCTTTTGGGCCACACTGGAGAAGTGGCCTTACCACTAGATCCATCACCGAATCAATGTAAAGCCGAACTTTTAGTGTTCCTTTACTGAAGCTCAAAATGGCTTTTGGCTGTCGAACATTCTATAGCCCCACACAATAATAGGTAGTTGGATTGGTGTGGTTTCGGTCCATGGAACTGTAGCTTCAGCTCTCATAAGCTGTTGTTTTGAAAAACGTTCACATTCTCTCATGAAGGACTCCAGGCCAATCTCTAATTATCAATGCATCCAATACAAAAACGGGACTAGATGCTGAAGAGGATAGTCTTGCATTACAACAGCCTCCATTGCCATCTTGCACTGCACAATAATAGCCTTTGAGAGTGGTGGCGCGAAATCAATGGAACACCTGTACCTAAACATCTGTCTCATAGCCCAATGTCATGTAAAAGCTTGCTGATAGTTTTAGTACACACTGTGTGTGTCTGAAACTCATTTTGTGACATATAATTTCCCCAAAGGCCTCTCTTCAAACTCACAAGACCATGGGGCAACTACATGAAGATTCCAAAACAAGAAAATATCACACCAGTTCTATTACCAGTACTATGTTATAGAGTGACGCAATATACAATAGTCTGAACCCTCAAATCTTCACTCCAGGTACATTAAAAGCTCATTGATTTCTGCATGGTGTCCCAGGAACCATTTTTCAACAGGACTTTGCCTGGCCACTTGTTAACAgttcatgctactgtgagcagtctCAATGGCATAAATGTGCTTCCACGGCCActgcatctccggacttgtctcccataagCATATTTTGGACATAATAGGTCAACAATTGCAAAGGATGCTGCCATCTGTGGATCTTGATGACTTGCATGGCCaattgcattcagcatggcagaacattcctcaaacaaCCACTAATGACCTAATTTATACCAGGAtttttgtgtgtggtgcgtacttAATACTgactaaatcaagatgttttgaaaatgctgattctatgtttttctcatttgcatatcagtaaTATAACTATCCATTTTGTTGTTTCAACAATTCCATGTGTTTCCTTATTGGTTCTGTATTTTCAATGTTAAGAAGTGCAGATTACAAATGGCTACTGTTATGGCAACTGCCAACTCAAAACCTGAGCTTCTACTGCCAGTTGTGATGAAGGCTACCCAACTTAGAGGGTTCCAGAGATGTTCTAATCCTCACTCCTTCACCTGTTCATGCTTTGATGGCTGATTTAGTCAACAAGTTAGGAAGAGGCTGTATGATGTTTAGAAATATTTAAACATTTTCCTGTATTATACTTTTGAAGATGAATTATTGATCCAGGGATTTCTCTGATTCTCATACTTGGGGTTACTAGTAATTGTTGTCTTTTAATATGAAGCGCTGGCATCTACCTCATCGAAGGTTTTTCTGGATTATTGATGTAAATacttaaataaataaaagtaatatATGTTTTCTGTTCTAATTATGTAGGAAAAATCCACCATAGAACATCAATTTGATTCGACTGAAAATGTGCAATTAGTTCTTATGGAAGATGAAAATTATAAGAAAAATAAAACCGACTCGGTGACTGTAATATTTCTTTCAGGATTTCAGGATTTTTATAATTTAAGAATTTTCCTGTTTCTTATTTttctggtcatcttctgtgtgacAATATGTGGAAACTTCCTGATCATTCTGGTGGTGTCCTGCAGCCGATTGCTCCACTCTCCCATGTACTTCTTCCTCACACAACTCTCCTTCTCCGATATTCTTCTCTCCACCACCATCGTACCCAACATGCTCCACATTGTGCTGTATGAGGGGAGTTCTGTGTCTCTTATAGGATGTTTGACACAATATTACTTTTTTTCAATCTCAGAGACATTAGAAACTCTCATCTTGACCGTGATGTCCTATGACCGGTATCAGGCCATCTGTAACCCTCTACATTACACCTCAGTCATGGACCTCTCATTTTGTCTGAAGTCCATTTTGCTGTTTTGGTTGATCATTCTGGTAGAAATCTTGGTtctttcagtaaccatgagttatTTGTGGTTTTGTGGACCAAAAGTCATTGACCATTTCTTCTGTGATAGAGACCCGATTCTTCAGCTTTCCTGCTCAGATACTTTCATAATAGTGGTAGAAAGTATAGTCTTTATTATACCTCTAGCAATCTGTCCATTTACAGTGATTATTGTCTCATATATCTACATTATCTTCACTATACTGAAGATCCCATCTACAACGGGGAGGCAGAAGACCTTCTCCACCTGCAGCTCTCACCTGGCTGTTGTTTCTATATATTATGGATCAacaattactatttatttatttccaaatacGGTTAAAGCAAGTAAGATTCTCTCCCTTTTGTACACGGTAGTTACACCCCTTCTTAATCCTATAATATACAGTCTTACTAATAGAGAAATCGGCCAGGCTTTTAAAAAACTTCTGAGTAAAATGTCTACCACTCTTCTGGTAGATTGGCAGTTTCCCAAAATGACTGTAAAGGACAAATAATCCTAGATATTAAATTGTTTGAAATTAATGGCAAAATAGGTTTTAGATTCGTATGTTCCGGTGTTTCTATTAtcctttatttttttccttctttttttaatGGCCTTCGGCTTGATATTAAAGTATTGCGACTTGACACATGAACGATCTGTAGAGAGATCAATCTTGGTCCAGCCTACATAGGCCCACCAGGGTCTTCACTATAATTATCTTGATACTATAAAGCCATCTGGTTGCTAGTCTTCCtcattgccttgttccttctattcttctgaccatgatgtccttctctagTCATTgatctcttcatatgatgtgtgcacagcaggCAAGTCAAGGTTTGGTGATCTTTTCTTTAAGTGACATGTCTCACATGAttcgttccaaaattgatttgctggttctttttgtcatccatggtattgatatcaTCATTCTCCAGAACCACATTTCGAAGGTGCCAATTCTTCTTccatcttgtttctttatcgtgtcCTTTGCCACAAGCAGCTTTATTAACTGTTAGTAGAGGGATCAGTCATGTTAATTAAACAATTTGTACTGAAGATATAATAATAGTGTCCCATTACTATGCTCTATCAGGCTATTTATGTCCAAATAAATCTTAGAAGGAGGCTCTTATTTCATTCTTGCTGCGTGAATTAGGCACTGGCTATTTTATTGCTGCTACACTGTAAGTTTTAGTGAAGTATTtcagagtaaggctatgttcacgctttgcctttttgctgcatttttttaatgcaaactaaaagctgttttttacagtaccagcaaaagctatgagatttcagaaatctcatgcacacatattgTTTGTTTCCGAGACTGAAATCTGCAGCATATTAATTCTTTCCGCATTTTTGCAGCACTTTTCTTCCAtacaaagcaatgagtaagtgcaaaaaaaagCGAAACATGTTGAcatcagtttttgctgcatttttagtgaaaaaaagcaaGAACAGTAGGAtgttaaaattattttttgtgATTTTCTCAAGTTTAAACCGTAATCTCTTGGTCTCCTGAGCataacagtaaaggtaccgtcacactaagcaacgtcgcagcgatatagccagcgatctgtgacgttgcagcgtcctaggtagcgatatcgctgtatttgacacgcagcagcgatctggatcccgctgtgaaattgctggtcgctgctagaaggtctgaactttatttggtcgctaggtcgccgtgtatcgccgtgtttgacagcaaaagcaatgataccagcgatattttacactggtaaccagggtaaacatcgggttactaagcgcagggccgcgcttagtaacccgatgtttaccctggttaccagcgtaaaatgtaaaaaaaacaaacagtacatactcacatgcgtcccccggcgtctgcttcctgacactgactgagcgcagtaaagtgaaagttaaagcacacgtcaccgctgtgccctgctactgccggcgctcagtcattgcaggaagcggacgccgggggacgcatgtaagtatgtactgtttgttttttttacattttacgctggtaaccagggtaaacatcgggttactaagcgcggccctgcgcttagcaacccgatgtttaccctggttacccggggcctcggcatcgttggtcgctggagagtggtctgtgtgacagctctccagcgaccaaacagcgacgctgcagcgatcggcattgctgtcgctatcgctgcagcgtcgcttagtgtgacggggcctttagaatttttataatttaattaatttaatttaattagAGATGTGTTAAAGCAAACAATTGCCTGAGCAATTCGGTGGCAGATCAATGTGTAGACATATCTATTGCCTGACCAATGTGTGCTCAGGGATTCTCTGATATCACTGGAGTTCTGGGTGCTCGGATCTGCTCATTAGTCAGCCAGCATTAGCCAGTGCTTGATTTCAAACTCTAATCCCCATCCCTCTTGTTTGACGCCTATTACattagccaataagcatgcagagattgcatgagagtcactgtaatgccgtagccatcttggtagtggcattgctATGATTGGCTGGCCATATGACATAACCAGGGGTTATAAAAAGACAGGCACCAAGATgctcggcacactgacaccattgcacaactCTTTGACAAGAGCCCGACTGGCCAtcgggcaattctggcaaatgtcagaagggcctgtctggtcatgggccaccttgaCTGCTACATTCTTAACTGAATCAGTGATCTCAaaacacccatactgttaaaagttgtgacagagcacaaagttgctgactccatcacttaccccagcaggccacgggtatcaatagaaatattggtcttgtagtaaatcttgctttccttcatccagggtaatattattaACATATCCCATCtgatgcttggggacggggacaccatGGACCTGGGTGATTTCaattgccagggctgaatttcagccccagtccgtacctgtcctTGACAGTTGCTATTGGTGGGAtaaagtgcttgtctaggcctgtgcacACAGTATAACAAATCAGTGGCCTGTAGTGATGATACT
Encoded here:
- the LOC143774619 gene encoding olfactory receptor 10A7-like; protein product: MEDENYKKNKTDSVTVIFLSGFQDFYNLRIFLFLIFLVIFCVTICGNFLIILVVSCSRLLHSPMYFFLTQLSFSDILLSTTIVPNMLHIVLYEGSSVSLIGCLTQYYFFSISETLETLILTVMSYDRYQAICNPLHYTSVMDLSFCLKSILLFWLIILVEILVLSVTMSYLWFCGPKVIDHFFCDRDPILQLSCSDTFIIVVESIVFIIPLAICPFTVIIVSYIYIIFTILKIPSTTGRQKTFSTCSSHLAVVSIYYGSTITIYLFPNTVKASKILSLLYTVVTPLLNPIIYSLTNREIGQAFKKLLSKMSTTLLVDWQFPKMTVKDK